The genome window TGAGAAATTAATTGCGAGTTATGTAACTGATATACTTGAACGTCGTTTAGCAGAGGGTTGTTTAGTGACAACAGTTGTTCGGTATTATAACTAAGCGTGTTTTTTATTTTAAATTTCATCCATACAGAACGCTGCTCAAGACCTAGGTTAAGAGGTTTGTCTGTGTTTTTTTGCCACTGTCTACTTTGTTGTGCATCTAATAGCGAAGTCGGTTCAAAAGAGTAATACAGGTTATTGATGTTTTGGGAGTTGAAATCGTGTTTTATTATTACCGGGTTTGCGAAAGAGCAAAAAGTGCAAAGGAATACTAATAGGCTTAAAAATGCCTTTGCATAGGCCATTAACGATCTTCTAAACCAAAAACACGGTGAAAGTTTTCTGTAGTTTTACGGGCCACAACTTCTTCATCTATTTGATAAAGTTGTGCAACCGTTTGACAGATATAAGGAAGCAGTGCAGGTTCATTTTTACGTGATTTAGGTTTTGGCTTAACTGTTCGTGGAATTAAAAATGGAGCATCAGTTTCTATTAATAATCGATCTAGAGGAATACTAGGCACTAGCTGTTGTAGCTCTTTACCACGTCTTTCATCACACACCCAACCCGTTATACCAATATAAAGACCTAAATCTAAATAGTGTTTTAGAGCTGGTGAATTACCTGTAAAGCAGTGAAGTACACCGCGAATATTAAATTCTTTTAGAATACTTAGCATGTCGTCACTTGCATCACGTTCATGTAAGTAAACAGGTAAATCTAACTTTTGAGCAAGTACTAACTGGCGTCTAAAAACATCACGTTGTACATCGCGAGGTGAAAAGTCACGGTT of Pseudoalteromonas arctica A 37-1-2 contains these proteins:
- a CDS encoding TatD family hydrolase; the encoded protein is MSYTLVDAGVNLTNHQFDDQHHDVITRASEAGVTDMLIIGCDIESSQQSLELAIKHLQYSTAGVHPHDAKSATSELEAQLTALANNKQVIAIGECGLDYNRDFSPRDVQRDVFRRQLVLAQKLDLPVYLHERDASDDMLSILKEFNIRGVLHCFTGNSPALKHYLDLGLYIGITGWVCDERRGKELQQLVPSIPLDRLLIETDAPFLIPRTVKPKPKSRKNEPALLPYICQTVAQLYQIDEEVVARKTTENFHRVFGLEDR